ACTGTATGACCCGCTAACCAAATGGTGCGCTTGTTGTACCGATCTGCCGAGTGACCACCTAATAAAGAAAGTGCCATGTACGGCAATGCCTCCGCCAAGCCCATCCAGCCAAGCACCATCGGATCGCGGGTACGGCCATACAATTCATAACCCACCACCACATCTTGGATCATGAGCGCAAGCGTAACCAAAAGTGACGTGGCTGCAATCCGTCTGAACCCAGTATTCCGAAGCGCAATTAGTGGGTCATTTCCCATTAATTATCCTTAAATATACGTGTCTCCGGTTTTCCATCACCCTTAATCCATGCACGATACATGCCTTCGGAATTAAAAGGTAGCGAGATATTTCCCTGCCGGTCTATCACAATAACGCCACCATCTCCGCCCAATTTGCCAACCTTGTTGATCACGGTTTGGGCTGCTTCATCGGAGCTTAGCCCTTTGTATTCGATTAGTGCCGAAATATCATGTGCTACCACCGAACGGATAAAAAACTCACCCCAACCCGTCGCCGAGATTGCGGCAGTATCGTTATTGGCATAAGTTCCAGCCCCAATAATGGGAGCATCTCCCACACGACCCCATTTTTTATTGGTCATACCGCCCGTAGAGGTGGCTGCGGCCAGATTTCCGTGTTTATCTAATGCCACAGCGCCCACCGTCCCATATTTATAGGATCGGTCTTCATTCAACGACATTCCAGCGTTTTTCTCACTTTGTTTGGCACGTTCCAAAGCCCGCTTCCGCTCTGGCGTAATAAAATATTGCGGGTCAACCATTTCGATGCCCACCGAGTGCGCAAAAACTTCCGCACCTGCACCAGAAAGCATGACGTGTGGGGATTTTTCCATCACCGCACGCGCCAAGTTGATGGGATTTTTAACTTGTTTTAGCCCTGT
Above is a genomic segment from Rhodothermia bacterium containing:
- a CDS encoding isoaspartyl peptidase/L-asparaginase; this encodes MIRLNIFMALFIGLSACSTSQKIVQTPNPDKPAFGLAIHGGAGVITRSQLSPEREAAIRADLERALLAGQDILEKGGSSMDAVIAAVNVLEDSPYFNAGKGAVLTAEGHAELDAAIMNGKTLEAGAVTGLKQVKNPINLARAVMEKSPHVMLSGAGAEVFAHSVGIEMVDPQYFITPERKRALERAKQSEKNAGMSLNEDRSYKYGTVGAVALDKHGNLAAATSTGGMTNKKWGRVGDAPIIGAGTYANNDTAAISATGWGEFFIRSVVAHDISALIEYKGLSSDEAAQTVINKVGKLGGDGGVIVIDRQGNISLPFNSEGMYRAWIKGDGKPETRIFKDN